The Pyrenophora tritici-repentis strain M4 chromosome 3, whole genome shotgun sequence genome has a window encoding:
- a CDS encoding RibA, GTP cyclohydrolase II, translating into MTEFPPHFSPHLSSAARDGFDFQTPALNIETPEHEVDDARNGPPPSIISPAFTPPATPGMSTPSHPRPPRSIPVDTSLRSDTPRPELLPKLPIVECEVRARIPTTTGHEMWLHVYRNNVDTKEHLAIVFGSHIRSRSLDAERPGETELDRMTRGAYVGRLYPGRTSSRVEQLKRAEGVPAKRQSSSDPAHVKQSNGLLSPSSASSSENGDVHPISPSDLPLVRIHSECYTGETVWSARCDCGEQLDEAARLMADPALSPSGGAIIYLRQEGRGIGLGEKLKAYNLQDLGNDTYEANIMLRHPADARSYGLATAMLMDLALDGDRGIRLLTNNPDKVHAVEGPNREVVVRERVAMVPIAWKTGGLKGIKSEEVEKYLSTKIEKFKHMLDQK; encoded by the exons ATGACAGAATTTCCGCCGCATTTCTCACCCCACCTCTCGAGCGCTGCACGAGATGGCTTCGACTTCCAGACACCGGCGCTCAACATAGAGACGCCTGAACATGAAGTCGACGATGCGCGCAATGGACCACCGCCCTCTATCATATCGCCCGCCTTCACTCCCCCCGCGACACCGGGCATGTCGACGCCGTCGCATCCACGGCCGCCTCGCTCCATACCAGTCGACACCTCATTGCGCTCTGACACGCCGCGACCCGAACTGTTGCCAAAACTGCCTATAGTTGAATGCGAAGTACGCGCGCGTATACCGACGACTACTGGGCACGAGATGTGGCTGCACGTATACAGGAACAATGTGGATACCAAGGAACACCTTGCAATTGTCTTTGGCAGTCACATTCGCTCGCGGTCGCTGGATGCAGAGAGACCAGGCGAGACAGAACTGGATCGCATGACGAGAGGCGCATATGTCGGACGTCTATATCCGGGAAGAACCAGCTCGCGCGTCGAACAACTCAAGCGGGCAGAAGGCGTGCCCGCTAAACGGCAATCTTCGTCCGACCCCGCGCACGTGAAGCAGAGCAATGGGCTGCTGTCGCCTTCCTCTGCATCGTCGTCGGAGAACGGCGATGTACATCCAATTTCACCATCGGACCTTCCCCTCGTCCGAATACACTCCGAGTGCTACACGGGTGAAACCGTCTGGTCGGCGCGCTGCGACTGCGGAGAGCAGCTTGACGAGGCCGCCCGGCTTATGGCCGACCCCGCCCTGTCTCCCTCCGGCGGAGCCATCATCTACCTCCGACAGGAAGGCCGTGGAATCGGGTTAGGCGAAAAACTAAAAGCATACAACCTGCAGGATCTCGGCAACGACACATACGAGGCAAACATCATGTTGAGGCATCCCGCAGATGCCCGCAGCTACGGCTTGGCTACCGCCATGCTCATGGATTTGGCCTTGGACGGCGACCGAGGCATACGGCTCTTGACCAACAACCCTGACAAGGTACATGCCGTCGAAGGCCCAAATAGAGAAGTCGTTGTAAGGGAACGCGTAGCCATGGTTCCAATAGCATGGAAGACTGGCGGCTTGAAAGGCATCAAGAGCGAAGAGGTAGAGAAATATCTAAGCACCAAG ATTGAAAAGTTCAAACACATGTTGGACCAAAAGTAA
- a CDS encoding SPS1, Serine-threonine protein kinase: MSQPSDSPPASARVASPNRAAAGPNDPSEPADAMFTGYNNKKRVTERYKIVGFISSGTYGRVYKAEGKNGRTGEFAIKKFKPDKEGELQYSGISQSAIREMALCTELAHPNVVHTVEIILEDKCIYIVFEYAEHDLLQIIHHHNQPQRQAIPARTIKSILYQLLRGLVYLHRNWVMHRDLKPANIMVTSAGKVKIGDLGLARLFYKPLQSLFSGDKVVVTIWYRAPELLLGSRHYTPAVDLWAVGCIFAELLSLRPIFKGEEAKMDSKKTVPFQRNQMQKIVEIMGMPSKDRWPLLTSMPEHPQLSSLVSGNSARFPRPQSGDGLERWYKQTLANNQYPTQPGPETPGDEGLSLLKQLLEYDPQKRLTAEKALLHPYFTVYGKPAESCFEDSKIKYPVRRVSQEDNDMRTSSLPGTKRSALPDDSLVGRPTKRLKEA, from the exons ATGAGCCAGCCCTCCGATTCCCCACCTGCCTCCGCCCGAGTCGCATCGCCAAATCGCGCTGCGGCTGGCCCCAACG ACCCGTCAGAGCCCGCTGATGCCATGTTCACCGGATACAACAATAAGAAGCGAGTGACGGAACGCTACAAGATTGTCGGTTTCATCAGCAGCGGTACCTATGGACGTGTTTACAAGGCTGAAGGCAAAAACGGCCGCACGGGCGAATTTGCCATCAAAAA ATTCAAACCGGACAAGGAAGGCGAACTGCAATACTCTGGCATCTCTCAGTCGGCCATACGGGAAATGGCCCTGTGCACTGAGCTTGCACATCCAAATGTCGTGCACACAGTAGAAATCATCCTGGAAGATAAATGCATCTACATTGTCTTCGAGTATGCCGAACACGACTTGCTTCAAATCATCCACCACCATAACCAACCCCAGCGCCAAGCAATACCCGCACGAACCATCAAATCTATCTTGTATCAGCTCTTGCGTGGACTTGTTTACCTACATAGGAACTGGGTCATGCATCGAGATCTCAAGCCCGCCAACATCATGGTCACTAGTGCTGGAAAGGTGAAAATAGGCGATCTTGGTCTCGCTCGTCTGTTCTACAAACCGCTTCAGTCCCTGTTTTCCGGCGATAAGGTTGTGGTGACAATATGGTACCGAGCACCTGAGCTTCTCCTTGGCAGTCGCCATTACACTCCGGCTGTAGATCTATGGGCTGTCGGCTGCATTTTTGCAGAGTTGCTGTCGTTACGGCCCATCTTCAAGGGCGAAGAAGCAAAGATGGACAGCAAAAAGACGGTACCCTTCCAACGTAACCAGATGCAAAAGATTGTAGAGATCATGGGCATGCCAAGTAAAGATAGATGGCCACTTTTGACTTCGATGCCCGAGCACCCTCAGCTCTCCTCTCTCGTGTCTGGAAACTCTGCACGTTTCCCGCGCCCCCAAAGCGGTGATGGATTGGAACGATGGTATAAGCAGACCCTCGCCAACAACCAATACCCAACCCAACCGGGGCCAGAAACTCCCGGCGATGAAGGCCTCTCCCTGCTCAAGCAGCTTCTTGAGTACGATCCACAGAAACGGCTTACGGCGGAAAAGGCTCTGTTACATCCCTACTTTACCGTTTACGGCAAGCCAGCAGAAAGCTGCTTTGAAGACTCGAAAATCAAGTATCCAGTCAGAAGGGTCAGTCAAGAAGACAACGACATGCGCACTTCTAGCCTACCGGGCACCAAGAGGAGTGCATTGCCAGACGACTCGCTCGTTGGACGCCCCACAAAGCGTCTTAAGGAGGCATGA
- a CDS encoding ATG22 multi-domain protein, giving the protein MASNEPGLAPLSAPAFDPTKGAVDVPVDDTPVAPDQFDERFETSRWELWAYYCYYVGDNGLTLFNFGPTAFQNLMYLAAGDSEILHFMGRDRTINSIVLLCNGISFAIQIVVFLILGSFADFGTWRPNILIVLSMIAYGIGFGWLGVHTPDNWHAGVGLYIVGLIAYQTTITFWTAAFPGLARNTRELRLKAEEFAQGTITREEYDFADMMKRNEISNTAFYVQSVFEILILAVIVGIMFALKVNDSAANNEWGLSVLIAFATGVWILCALPWFILEKRRPGQDPGRTNIVMAGIKQLGYAITQIWQLRQSLAYLVGYFLLGDSLNTTVTVIGTLQNEIVAYNSLQLTYLLIVGIAAQAVGIAAFWRIQKHYGLSTKTMFMVVAVCIVLLDGWGMIGIFTQKFGFHNKWEVWVYQVFYGLVVCPWYSYSQTMISEVTPRGKEFLFFALFSIVGKTSAFIGPIVSSAIIDDTGNNSSPFYFLFALSAASCAFLYFFVDVGRSRVEQEEFLDKERKIKAVEVDDEGTHRLT; this is encoded by the exons ATGGCTTCGAATGAGCCTGGCCTTGCGCCTCTGAGTGCGCCTGCTTTTGACCCTACTAAAGGTGCTGTCGATGTGCCCGTTGATGATACACCTGTCGCACCCGATCAATTCGATGAGCGATTCGAGACGTCGAGGTGGGAGCTTTGGGCGTATTACTG CTACTATGTCGGCGACAACGGCCTCACGCTTTTCAATTTCGGACCCACAGCTTTCCAAAACCTCATGTACTTGGCCGCAGGCGATTCCGAGATCCTTCATTTCATGGGCCGAGACCGAACAATCAATTCCATTGTTCTTCTCTGCAACGGCATCAGCTTTGCCATTCAAATCGTCGTCTTCCTCATCCTAGGTTCTTTCGCGGATTTCGGGACATGGCGACCAAATATCTTGATAGTGCTGTCAATGATCGCCTACGGAATCGGGTTTGGCTGGTTGGGCGTGCATACCCCAGATAACTGGCACGCGGGTGTTGGACTGTACATCGTCGGGCTCATCGCATACCAAACCACCATCACCTTCTGGACCGCCGCTTTCCCCGGCCTAGCGCGCAACACGCGAGAACTACGACTCAAAGCCGAAGAATTCGCCCAGGGAACCATTACACGCGAAGAGTACGATTTCGCAGACATGATGAAGCGAAACGAGATTTCCAACACGGCCTTCTACGTGCAATCCGTGTTTGAGATACTCATCCTAGCCGTCATCGTAGGCATCATGTTTGCGCTCAAAGTAAACGACAGCGCCGCGAACAACGAATGGGGTCTTTCGGTACTCATCGCCTTCGCAACAGGCGTGTGGATCCTGTGTGCGCTTCCCTGGTTTATCCTAGAGAAGCGACGCCCTGGTCAAGACCCCGGAAGGACAAACATCGTCATGGCCGGCATCAAACAACTCGGCTACGCCATAACGCAAATCTGGCAATTGCGACAGAGTCTCGCCTACCTGGTTGGCTACTTCCTCCTCGGCGACAGCCTCAACACCACCGTGACCGTCATCGGGACCCTGCAAAACGAAATCGTCGCTTACAACAGCCTGCAACTAACCTACCTCCTCATCGTCGGCATCGCCGCTCAAGCCGTCGGGATAGCAGCTTTCTGGCGCATACAGAAACACTACGGTCTCTCCACGAAAACAATGTTCATGGTCGTCGCCGTGTGCATCGTGCTGCTAGACGGCTGGGGCATGATCGGCATCTTCACGCAGAAATTCGGCTTCCACAACAAGTGGGAGGTATGGGTGTACCAAGTCTTCTACGGACTCGTCGTGTGTCCGTGGTACAGTTACTCGCAAACCATGATTTCAGAAGTAACGCCCCGCGGCAAAGAGTTTCTCTTCTTCGCACTGTTTAGTATTGTGGGTAAGACGAGTGCGTTTATTGGGCCGATTGTGAGTTCGGCCATCATCGACGATACGGGGAATAATAGTAGTCCGTTTTATTTCTTGTTTGCGCTGAGTGCCGCGAGCTGTGCGTTCCTGTACTTTTTTGTTGATGTCGGGAGGAGTCGGGTTGAGCAGGAGGAGTTTTTGGACAAGGAGAGGAAGATCAAGGCTGTGGAGGTGGATGATGAGGGGACGCATAGGCTTACGTGA
- a CDS encoding Pneumo-att-G multi-domain protein, with protein sequence MVSLAFIGQVLSRRAVQQKGISLASVSMRTWILQPGSLLSQFNTFRFAGLSVLGILSFVIAILSLLYTTAAGALVQPQLRLPPWEHTVLAGEVAGDFSSTLKADQTCLTEWPDVGDTQWGGSTCLAVKWSSLCGRNFVRYMSAWDDNVARQDPPSWMSEKITERLPIGAALDNNITVTTAWLDDHDIEADSKKAGRIVNNITIAVPHRGVPSAARNTENDLLQPEDLHDGGSYSIHAQVASFALNVLCVNANEEELAPIIYETWPNGIPMDDRSKAVNWWPVLGFPEGTNTNNKTVLDDIFGWKDEDVDHSRARPIFLKYPKAANTIANHTQVPYALGDRPEVYILGKAPENTTSDYFLCSMKAAITTSCTTHYNASSNGQSLEAVCSTSNSTNPHNKDAPIAPISSNGARLALVGWRDLGYYLLNSLSLNNGVFDGDASTARILTQLQLTEPRLNKTLPSPAEALLNPRAPAISYVAESSMAFYTKIPVLVRQNTTVIANVTYNYPGLVYNISGLYRPGHAKFPTAPHWNFSISVDQTFTLVPNTLYLWPTQRDFVSGFYGPGPWAAWTISIVTTWIALFRDDYSNNMHLMGWLLYTNWAAIDMARQLINCHGLNPVPVDPYFTVGASLSILYMDEVVQEVELYELEAPQPAHVARRALPEDDTSV encoded by the exons ATGGTCAGCTTGGCCTTTATTGGACAAGTCTTGTCGAGACGGGCCGTTCAGCAGAAAGGTATCAGTCTGGCTAGTGTATCGATGCGAACATGGATCCT TCAGCCTGGCTCGCTTCTCAGTCAATTCAATACCTTTAGGTTTGCTGGTCTTAGCGTCTTGGGGATACTTTCTTTTGTTATAGCTATCTTGTCGTTACTGTACACCACTGCTGCAGGTGCACTTG TTCAACCACAACTCCGCCTACCGCCTTGGGAACACACAGTTCTTGCCGGCGAAGTTGCAGGCGATTTCTCCAGCACACTCAAGGCCGACCAAACATGCCTGACCGAATGGCCCGACGTGGGTGACACGCAATGGGGCGGCAGTACATGTCTCGCCGTAAAGTGGTCGTCGCTCTGTGGCCGCAACTTTGTCCGTTACATGTCTGCTTGGGATGATAACGTCGCGCGGCAAGATCCTCCGTCTTGGATGTCTGAAAAGATAACCGAACGTTTGCCAATTGGTGCTGCTCTTGATAATAATATCACTGTCACTACTGCTTGGCTAGACGATCACGATATCGAGGCCGACTCTAAGAAGGCGGGGAGGATAGTCAATAATATCACTATTGCTGTGCCTCATCGGGGTGTTCCATCAGCTGCTCGCAACACTGAGAATGATTTACTCCAGCCAGAG GACCTTCATGATGGCGGTTCTTACTCAATCCACGCACAAGTCGCAAGCTTTGCCCTCAATGTATTATGCGTGAATGCCAACGAGGAAGAGCTTGCTCCCATCATCTACGAAACCTGGCCCAATGGAATCCCCATGGATGATCGATCAAAAGCGGTGAATTGGTGGCCTGTCCTAGGTTTCCCCGAGGGAACCAACACGAACAACAAGACAGTGCTTGACGACATATTCGGTTGGAAAGATGAAGATGTCGATCACTCGCGTGCTCGACCAA TCTTTCTCAAATATCCAAAAGCAGCAAACACA ATTGCAAACCACACCCAAGTCCCCTACGCACTCGGCGACAGACCCGAAGTCTACATCCTCGGCAAAGCGCCCGAAAACACCACCTCTGACTACTTCCTCTGCTCCATGAAAGCAGCCATCACCACATCCTGCACAACCCACTACAACGCCTCGTCCAACGGCCAAAGCCTCGAAGCCGTCTGCTCCACCTCCAACAGCACAAACCCACACAATAAAGACGCACCCATCGCACCCATCAGCTCAAACGGCGCCCGCCTCGCCCTCGTCGGCTGGCGCGACCTAGGCTACTACCTCCTCAACTCGCTGAGCCTAAACAACGGCGTCTTCGACGGCGACGCGTCCACCGCACGGATTCTAACGCAGTTGCAACTTACGGAGCCGCGGCTGAATAAGACGTTGCCGAGTCCAGCGGAGGCGCTGTTGA ATCCTCGCGCCCCAGCAATTTCATACGTCGCTGAATCTTCTATGGCATTCTACACCAAAATCCCAGTTCTCGTGCGCCAAAACACCACAGTCATCGCCAACGTCACCTACAACTACCCCGGGCTAGTATACAATATCAGTGGTCTCTACCGCCCTGGCCACGCCAAATTCCCTACGGCACCACACTGGAACTTCTCAATTTCCGTAGACCAAACGTTCACACTCGTCCCCAACACGCTCTACTTGTGGCCTACGCAAAGGGATTTTGTCAGTGGCTTCTACGGCCCTGGACCATGGGCAGCCTGGACCATCTCGATTGTCACTACATGGATAGCGCTTTTTCGAGACGATTACAGCAACAACATGCATCTTATGGGATGGCTACTGTACACAAACTGGGCTGCGATTGATATGGCCCGACAACTGATCAATTGCCATGGTCTAAACCCCGTCCCGGTGGACCCATATTTCACTGTCGGCGCGTCGTTGTCTATCCTATACATGG ATGAGGTAGTTCAGGAGGTAGAGCTCTACGAGCTTGAAGCGCCCCAGCCAGCGCATGTTGCACGCCGTGCTTTGCCGGAAGATGATACATCCGTATGA
- a CDS encoding AraJ, Arabinose efflux permease, with protein MDPRSWFSSLTGYFVYILSVATLGPLLFGFHLSELNAPEDVIRCKKKSIRMAVTGLGLPQCIEMTPTEWGVVGSLYTLGGLIGALSAGPLAGRYGRLRAMQMSTIFFAVGPIFEALSLNISVMAFGRLLSGVGAGASVVIVPLYISEIAPPGEKGFFGAFTQIGCNVGILITQLLGYFLSHDSYWRLILAIGGVIGAAQGVGLLLSVESPKYIAEQGNVSLAKKTLRKMRGEDANIEEEVNDWGVSGSTDVNEEEQTLLSNQDESVNGRPKQSGKEETLSIMQVFRHADYQKAAIAVVMVMLAQQFSGINSIVMYGVSLLAGLLESNSALLNLAVSALNIIVTASCAPLADKLGRKVCLLSSLAIMGTSSLLLAIGIIKAIPVLSAVAVLLFVSGFAVGLGPVPFILASELVGPDAVDATQSIALGANWIATFIVAQFFPLASAKLHGKVYFIFAALSAFFFAFISWYVPETKGKKNADEVWGRERRVD; from the exons ATGGACCCCCGTTCGTGGTTCAGCAGCCTCACGGGCTACTTTGTCTACATCCTCTCCGTCGCCACCCTCGGTCCGTTGCTCTTCGGTTTCCATCTG TCTGAGCTGAATGCACCCGAAGATGTCATCCGCTGCAAGAAAAAGTCCATCAGGATGGCCGTCACCGGCCTGGGCCTCCCACAGTGTATCGAGATGACGCCCACCGAATGGGGCGTCGTAGGGTCGCTCTACACACTCGGAGGTCTCATAGGCGCCCTTTCCGCAGGACCGTTGGCCGGAAGGTACGGAAGGCTCCGGGCTATGCAGATGTCGACTATCTTCTTCGCCGTGGGCCCCATCTTCGAGGCCCTGAGCTTGAATATCAGCGTCATGGCATTTGGGCGCTTGCTCTCGGGAGTGGGCGCTGGAGCTTCAGTCGTCATCGTGCCTCTCTACATTTCGGAAATCGCGCCCCCGGGCGAGAAGGGCTTCTTTGGGGCCTTCACCCAGATCGGATGCAACGTTGGTATCTTGATCACGCAGCTGTTGGGATACTTCTTGAGCCACGACTCGTACTGGAGGCTGATCTTGGCTATTGGGGGTGTCATAGGTGCGGCACAAGGTGTAGGACTATTGCTGTCTGTCGAGAGTCCCAAGTACATTGCGGAACAGGGCAACGTGTCGCTGGCTAAGAAGACACTGCGCAAGATGCGGGGAGAAGATGCGAACATCGAGGAGGAGGTAAATGATTGGGGAGTGTCTGGTTCGACTGATGTCAACG AGGAAGAGCAGACATTATTGAGCAACCAGGACGAATCCGTCAATGGGAGGCCCAAACAGTCTGGCAAGGAAGAGACTTTGAGCATCATGCAAGTCTTCCGTCATGCCGACTACCAAAAGGCTGCCATTGCCGTGGTCATGGTCATGTTGGCCCAGCAATTCAGCGGCATCAACAGCATCGTCATGTACGGCGTATCACTCTTGGCCGGCCTGCTCGAGTCCAACTCGGCTCTGCTCAATCTTGCTGTCTCGGCGCTGAACATCATCGTCACGGCTAGCTGCGCGCCTTTGGCCGATAAGCTGGGTCGCAAGGTCTGCCTCCTCAGCTCCCTCGCAATCATGGGCACGAGCTCGCTTCTGCTTGCTATTGGCATCATCAAGGCGATTCCCGTCCTATCAGCAGTCGCAGTTCTGCTCTTTGTGTCGGGCTTCGCCGTTGGCCTGGGACCGGTGCCCTTCATTCTAGCGAGCGAGCTGGTAGGGCCGGACGCCGTTGATGCGACACAGAGTATCGCGCTCGGGGCCAACTGGATCGCTACTTTTATCGTTGCGCAATTCTTTCCCCTTGCGAGCGCGAAGCTGCACGGGAAAGTCTACTTCATCTTTGCTGCACTCTCGGCATTCTTCTTTGCATTCATCTCATGGTATGTGCCCGAGACCAAGGGCAAGAAGAATGCGGATGAAGTCTGGGGTAGGGAGCGTCGCGTTGACTAG
- a CDS encoding CAP domain containing protein yields the protein MKMFSQLVALMAATAVAAPAHDTKVRGLVADDAPHSSDQNFIGAVMRAHWYWRTLHCAQPLVWDSDLADAAKADIAECTPDPEHKRAGSNLSSVNLAPENYDAWVEFARTAVHGWHEEETKYPYNNPHYDASWGHFTQMVWRNTTRIGCALGHCPTTVNYPGRLYCYYSFFGNNVATGQFEAQVWAPVCHDPDAASVTTRDDVHFDWTR from the exons ATGAAGATGTTCTCTCAGCTTGTGGCCCTGATGGCTGCTACTGCAGTCGCAGCTCCGGCCCACGATACAAAGGTTCGCGGTCTCGTCGCCGACGACGCTCCCCATTCGAGTGACCAGAACTTCATCGGCGCCGTGATGCGAGCCCACTGGTACTGGCGCACCTTGCACTGTGCTCAGCCGCTCGTCTGGGACAGCGATCTTGCCGACGCAGCAAAGGCGGATATCGCAGAGTGCACCCCGGACCCCGAGCAT AAACGTGCCGGCAGCAACCTCTCCTCAGTCAACCTCGCACCTGAGAACTATGACGCCTGGGTTGAGTTCGCCCGCACTGCTGTCCATGGCTGGCACGAGGAGGAGACCAAGTATCCGTACAACAACCCACACTACGACGCGTCATGGGGCCACTTCACTCAGATGGTGTGGCGCAACACTACTCGCATTGGCTGCGCACTGGGACACTGCCCGACTACGGTTAACTACCCAGGTCGCCTCTACTGCT ACTACTCGTTCTTTGGCAATAATGTTGCGACTGGCCAGTTCGAGGCGCAGGTTTGGGCTCCCGTTTGTCACGATCCAGATGCTGCGTCGGTGACGACGCGCGACGATGTCCATTTCGACTGGACCCGCTGA